Below is a window of Myroides profundi DNA.
AAAACTATTCTGTTTAATATTGTCTAGTATATCTTTTAAGTTTGTCATAAGGTTAGGCTCTTTAGAAGAGTCTTTTTAATTGTCTATAAATATTAGTTTGTTTGTGATAGGAGGATATGTATCTATCGGATAAAGTCAAAAGTATTTCCTTGTTTGATATCCGCAGTCTCAAATCCTTTCATAAACCATTCTTTTCTCTGTTTAGAACTTCCATGTGTGAACGAGTCAGGGTTTACTTGACCTGTTACTCTTTTTTGTATTGCGTCATCTCCTACAGCTTGTGCGGCACTTAAGGCAATATCAATATCTTTAGCATCTAAGTACTTTTGGTTATACTTAGCCCATACACCAGCGTAGAAGTCTGCTTGTAGTTCTAAACCTACTGATAGTTTATTCGCTTCTTTCTTACTCATACTTTGTTGAGCTTGGTGTACTTTACTATTAGTACCTAACAGAGTCTGTACATGGTGACCTACTTCATGGGCGATAACATAAGCGATAGCAAAGTTACCTCTTTCTGCTCCAAAACGAGTGTGTAGTTCTTCAAAGAATCTTAAGTCCATATACACTGTTTCGTCAGCAGGACAATAAAAAGGACCTACCTCAGCAGTAGCGCTACCACATTGTGTGTTCACTTTATCATCGAATAGTTCCATTTTAGGCTCGCGGTATTGCATTCCGTTTTCTTTGAATATCTTGTGCCATACATCTTCAGTGTCTGCAAACATCACAGCTACCATCTTACCCATTTCTACTTCTTCTTGAGAAAGGTTTCTAGTTTCTACTTGTTCTGTTTGTTGACCTTCACCCATTTGTTCTAATACAGGAGCTATTTGTTTTCCTGTCTCTCCTCCAAATAGGTATAGCAACATCGCTATAATACCAATTAAACCACCTCCGATAGCTGTTTTCCCAGCTGTGGATTTACCTCTATTGTCAGTAACGTTTTTACTTTCTCGTCTACCTTCCCATTTCATAATGAAAAATTTTTATTGCAAAAATAGGAAAAATAGAGGAGTATAGGTCAATATGTGAGAATATTGCTAGAAGAACGAATGTTTTAAAACAAAATATCCCTTTCTAGTTGTTTTAGAAAGGGATGGTCTTTAGGTATCTTTTATCTTATTAGAATGTATAAGCTAAACTAAGTTTGAATGATAGTGGAGTAGTGGCTCTCCATCCATAGTGTGTGTATCCCCACGCACCAGGGAAGTGACCTACATAATTATATCTATCCGTGATATTATTTACAATTAGGTTAAATGCATAGTTGTTCTTTTTATACGATACTCCTCCATCAAGTGTGAAGTAGTCATCTGGTAAGAACTTTTTAGCTTGTACAGGAGCTTGTGAGCGGTCTTTTTGGTATTGGTATCCAAGAGAGAATCCTAAACCTTCGAATGTACCTGATTGAACTCTATAAGTAAGCCATGCATTAGTACTGTGCTTAGCAGTTCCTGGTAATAGTTGTCCTTTTTTAGCAGGATTATTATCTTCTGTTATCTTAGCATCTGTATACGCATAGTTCATTGTCAAGGTTAAGCCATCTGTAATTTGCCCATTTAAGTCAAATTCTATTCCTTTAGATGTAGCTTTACCACTCTGTACCATAATTTGGTTATTAGCAGAGGCATCACGTGGGGTTAGGATATTGGTCTTATCTACTTGATAGAAAGCTAATGAAGTAAATAGCTTTTTCTCAAACCATGTTTTCTTTAACCCAAATTCTTTATTGGTTCCTTTAGAAGGATCAGCTGTTTTGTTGTTTTCTAATTGACCAACTTGTTCTTGGAAGCTCTGATCATATAAGGCATAAGCTGAGAATGATGGAGAGATATTATACGTAATACTAAAACGTGGAGTATACGCTTGATTCTTTACAACATCTCCTTTAGAAGCACTCGTTGTTTTCTCTGTTGAGGTGTAGCGTACCCCAAGCCCTAATCTAAGTTTCTCATCTAATAGAAGAAACTCGTCTTGTACATATAGAGAGATATAGCTATATTCTTGAATATTACCTGCTGCTCGTTCTCTTAGTGAATGTGAACGGTCATAAGTAGGGATGTCTTTTTTAGTAAGCTTACCATACACAGGGTTATATATATTAAACAATGGACCTACTGGAATAATAACTCCTTTATCATCTGCAACTTCAGACCAATCTGCCATGTGCTCTTTTTGCCCCATATCTAGACCGAAAAGCACATTGTTTTTAATCTGATCTGTGATCTTAAATTTGCCATTCATATAAACTTGCCCAACTTTAGCTGAGTTATACGCATCATTTACAGAAAGTGCTCTTTGTACATTACCTTTATCGTCTATAGAATTATAGATTGAGTACAAGCTTTCTCCTTCCATAGTAGCTTCTACATAACCTAGTTTAGCAGTAAGATTCCAATCATCACTTAGTCTGTGATTAAGATTAATGAATACATTGTGTTCTTTAATCATAGTAGGATCTATGATAGGATCAGTGAACGTGAATTTGCGAGGTAGTTCTTTAAACTCATTTTTAGAATAGGCATATTTAGAGAACCCACCTTCGAACTCATTAGAGTTGAATATATACTCAAAGGTAATATTTGTATCATCACTAATATTGTATTTTAATGAAGGTGCTAATGATAAGTAATTATTTTTGTTGTACAATTGGAAAGAACTAGCTTTTGTAGCCATCCCATTGATACGGAACAGCAGTTTCTCATCTTTTGTTAGCTTAGTATCTACATCTACTTCTGCGCGATATAGATTATAACTACCTAGTATAGTCTTTACTGTCGTTTTGTTTGTTCCCATTGGTTTCTTAGTTACGATATTATAGAAACCACCTGGTTGAGTATTTCCCATCATAAAACCTGCAGGTCCTTTTACAAACTCGACACGTTCTATAAAGGTATTGTCTTCTCTGATAGGGCCAAAGCTTCCTGAGATATCCATACCATTTCTTAGATTACTAGCGCCATAACCACGTACATATATTCCAGCACTAGCTTGCTCTTGATGTAATACAGATCTTACACCACTCACATTCTGAGCAATGGCATCACTCATGGTCATACTAATCTGATCATCCATTAATCCTTTATCAACTACTTGGATGTTTTGTGGTACGTCTAATAGGTTAGCAGCTGTTCGCAAAGAAGAAGAAGAACGGATGTTTTTATTTGTATTAATGACTACTGCATCTAAGGTTTCATTGTTGTCATCAAATAGCATGAAGTCTTTTATGACAGTTTGATTTGCAGGTATAACGATACTGTCTTTTGTAATACTATTTTTATACTGAAGAGTGATAAGGTATTTACCTGATTCGATATTTTCTAGTAAGAAGTATCCGTTATTATCTGAAACGGTTTTAAATAAGTTGTTGTTTAAGGTAACTGTAGTTCCTGCTAATTTCTCTTGATTATGGCTTACAACAGTTCCTTTGATATTCCCTTTTTCTTGGGCATAGGTACTTATATTGATCAAAAGTAGACCAGTAAGTATGAATTTATGACTTGTGTTGATTAAAAAGAATCTTTTCATCTGATACTTAATTTAGATTGAATAAATTTGAATGCGGAAACAAAAGTAGATTCTATATCATGGAATGACTTAGCCAAAAGGGAGTAAAAATTAGCAGTTTAGTAATCAATAGGTAGTTTTATGAGTAAAGGTGATCAAATCGTTGAGTTTTTTGAGTTAGAGAATATGGTAACTAATGAGATGTATCAGAGTAAAAAGGAATTAGTAAATGATTCTGGAACTTTCGTGACTTATCATATCTTTGATTCAGCTGATATTATTATTAGACAGTATTATCTGAAGTACACACAAGATTATGCCTTGCACTACGTCTTTGAAGAAATAGAGTATGTAGAGCTAAGCTTCTTTTTCGGGAAGCATATCGTCAGAGATGTCATTAATGGGACACCTAATAAGTACTTGCCTTTTCACTGCTATTTGACTTATCTGAGTACAGGATCGGTAGCAGATGTTATATTCGAAAAAGATGCCGTATATGAGCATTTAGATATCTACTTACCTTTAGAGTTCTTTAATGAATGGGGACAACAAGATGAGACTATAGCTGAGTTTACTACTGCGATAAAGAATGACCAGACTTCTAGGTTAATTAAGGATATTAAACTAACACAAGAGCTTTTAGTACTATTAAATGAGATCAAAACATGTAGTTATAAAGGTATAGCAAAGGATATGTATATCAAAGGGAAGGTACTAGAAGTAATATCTGTGTTATTGCATGAGAAAGAGGTTGGAGTAGAGGAGTGCTCTAAGTTACAGCTTGGAGTAAAACTGACACCAGAAGATG
It encodes the following:
- the ypfJ gene encoding KPN_02809 family neutral zinc metallopeptidase, yielding MKWEGRRESKNVTDNRGKSTAGKTAIGGGLIGIIAMLLYLFGGETGKQIAPVLEQMGEGQQTEQVETRNLSQEEVEMGKMVAVMFADTEDVWHKIFKENGMQYREPKMELFDDKVNTQCGSATAEVGPFYCPADETVYMDLRFFEELHTRFGAERGNFAIAYVIAHEVGHHVQTLLGTNSKVHQAQQSMSKKEANKLSVGLELQADFYAGVWAKYNQKYLDAKDIDIALSAAQAVGDDAIQKRVTGQVNPDSFTHGSSKQRKEWFMKGFETADIKQGNTFDFIR
- a CDS encoding helix-turn-helix domain-containing protein; this encodes MSKGDQIVEFFELENMVTNEMYQSKKELVNDSGTFVTYHIFDSADIIIRQYYLKYTQDYALHYVFEEIEYVELSFFFGKHIVRDVINGTPNKYLPFHCYLTYLSTGSVADVIFEKDAVYEHLDIYLPLEFFNEWGQQDETIAEFTTAIKNDQTSRLIKDIKLTQELLVLLNEIKTCSYKGIAKDMYIKGKVLEVISVLLHEKEVGVEECSKLQLGVKLTPEDELILSNIKEFIDLNYREFYTTEELSKLFFINEYKLKRGFKHLYNLGLFEYAQHRRMNIAIQKLEEAHHTIAEIAFDLGYSSSVAFSKAFKKHFGYPPKRFHLT
- a CDS encoding TonB-dependent receptor, translating into MKRFFLINTSHKFILTGLLLINISTYAQEKGNIKGTVVSHNQEKLAGTTVTLNNNLFKTVSDNNGYFLLENIESGKYLITLQYKNSITKDSIVIPANQTVIKDFMLFDDNNETLDAVVINTNKNIRSSSSLRTAANLLDVPQNIQVVDKGLMDDQISMTMSDAIAQNVSGVRSVLHQEQASAGIYVRGYGASNLRNGMDISGSFGPIREDNTFIERVEFVKGPAGFMMGNTQPGGFYNIVTKKPMGTNKTTVKTILGSYNLYRAEVDVDTKLTKDEKLLFRINGMATKASSFQLYNKNNYLSLAPSLKYNISDDTNITFEYIFNSNEFEGGFSKYAYSKNEFKELPRKFTFTDPIIDPTMIKEHNVFINLNHRLSDDWNLTAKLGYVEATMEGESLYSIYNSIDDKGNVQRALSVNDAYNSAKVGQVYMNGKFKITDQIKNNVLFGLDMGQKEHMADWSEVADDKGVIIPVGPLFNIYNPVYGKLTKKDIPTYDRSHSLRERAAGNIQEYSYISLYVQDEFLLLDEKLRLGLGVRYTSTEKTTSASKGDVVKNQAYTPRFSITYNISPSFSAYALYDQSFQEQVGQLENNKTADPSKGTNKEFGLKKTWFEKKLFTSLAFYQVDKTNILTPRDASANNQIMVQSGKATSKGIEFDLNGQITDGLTLTMNYAYTDAKITEDNNPAKKGQLLPGTAKHSTNAWLTYRVQSGTFEGLGFSLGYQYQKDRSQAPVQAKKFLPDDYFTLDGGVSYKKNNYAFNLIVNNITDRYNYVGHFPGAWGYTHYGWRATTPLSFKLSLAYTF